DNA from Tursiops truncatus isolate mTurTru1 chromosome 8, mTurTru1.mat.Y, whole genome shotgun sequence:
GACTTCTGAGTTGGCCTGGCCCCAAGGGATAGGGAAGAAGTAAGATGGCTCCAGGACTCCGGGCTGCCTGTATCAAACCAGGGGGCCTGGTGAGGGGAAGGCAGGTCTGAGCTAGAGCCACACCTATAACCTAAAAACACCCATAGTTTGGGGGCCACTGAGagatccctccctcaccccgaAAATAGGGTAGATtagctctttctcctttttcctttaagCATTCATTAATTCAAGAAATACTTATTGCCAGCCACTGTGATACCCAGTAGGGAGACaatggggatttttttaaaaattagatacaaGGGGAGATGAGATTCAGTATGACATTATAGTGGCAAGTCCTACAGAAGCATTTTAATCAGAGAATATGACCTGGTCTTTCTCCCTTAGgtagtccctttttttttttttggctgcgttgggtcttcattgatgcacgcagcttctcttgctgcacgcgggctttctctggttgcagcgagcgggggctactcttcgttgcggtgcgcgggcttctcattgcggtggcttctcttgctgtggagcatgggctctaggtgtgcaggcttcagtagttatggcacgcgggctcagtagttgtggctcgtgagctctagagcgcagattcagcagttgtggtgcacaggcttagttgctccacgtcatgtgggatcttctcggaccagggatcgaatccgtgtcccctgcgttaccaggtggattcttaaccactgtgccaccagggaggtccctaggAAGTCCCTTTTGAGCTCAGACTGAAGGATGATAGGAGATGAGTAGACAAAACTGCAAGTGGAAAGGAGGATAATCCAGGCAGAGTGAATGACCAACAGCCTTTGCGGGAGGGACCATGGCTGATTGGAGGACCTGAAATGAGCCCAGTGTGGCTGGTGGGCAGAGGGCTTGGGGGAGTATGGGACAAGCTAGGCTGGCTATGTAGGCGGGGCTGGACCATGAAGGGCCCTATAGGAAATGTTAAAGCTTTAAGTCTTTATTATAATAGCAAAGGAAAGCCATTGACACGGGAGGGTAACGTGGTCACATCTGCGCTTTGAAAAGATCATTCTAGCCACAGTGCAGAAACAGGTTGGAGAGGTCAACAGTGGATGTACCAAGATCAGTTGAAAAGCTATTGTGGTATTCCAGGATGAGATGATGATAGGTTGGCCAGGAGTGGCAAAGGAGGTGGCAAGAAATGAATACATTCGGAGACTTTTAAGAAGGTTAATTGGACAGGACTCGTTGATGCCTTGGATGGAGATGTGAAGAAGAGGAAGGTGTTTGGATGTCTCTGAAGTTGCTGACTTATGAAACAGATGGATGGTGACTAATGTAGGAAACTGTGAAGAAAAAACAGATGGGCAGGACCAGGTAAGGTCAGCCATGGACATCCTGAATTCGAGGTGTCTTTGAGGCAGTTcgaaggggaggaaggggctaGAGCTGAAAGCTCAGGAGGTATAAGGACATAGGTGGTAATTGTAGCCGCTGCCATGGATGAGATGGCCTAAGGACAGAGTAGAGCAGGAGGGGAAGAGGACCAATGCCCAGGCCTTGAGAAGTGAGCCTGCAAAGTAGACAGAAGATCCTatcagagaggcaggaggaaagcaCGGGATAGGGTGACAGGGAAGAGTGTTTCAAGGAGGGAGGGGTCGGCAGCGTTGAATGCTCCAGAGAGGTCAAGCAAGATGAGGATTGATTTGAAAACCGTCTTTTGTATTTGGTGACACAAAATCATTGGTAACTGTAGTAAGGGCTGTTTTATAGTGGAGGGAGGGATAGAGGCGAAACTCAGTTTGAGAATGGGTTGAGGAATGAGTAGGAggtgaagaaatgaagacagcttggCCGAGAACTTTGGTtgtgaagggagaggagagagagggtagCTGGAGGCGGATGTGagattaaagattttttttttttttttaaatgaagagacaAGCATTTGTAAATGCCAACAGGAAGAATccagatttgggggtgggggggtgtggcATGAGGGGTGGATCCTCCTTAGGCAGGAGGAGGGATTGTAGAAAGGCAGGATGGACGACGTGGGAATGATCTTgtgggagatggggggaggggtcttCTGACGGCCCCCTGCTGGGTGAAATTAGAGGGGAGGGCGTCTGCTAAGGTTGGACGCACGCAAACCCTCCTCCTTCAGGCTGCCCAGGGGGCTCATGATAGAAATGTTGGAAGGACAGGATCAAAATCACTTCTCTCGGAAGCAGGATCACAGTGCAAAGGGCAAACAGACAGAAGGACATTTGCTCAGGAGGAAGAGGCAACTGTTTATTTTGGTTTCCCTTTTCTGTGTgcgtggagggtggagagggggcAGCAGAGAGAGCAGTGGTGGCTTGAATTCCTGGTATTGGGGCTGGGGGTTTAAAGAGAGAGcaatgggaggggaggggtcatTCCTCCCCAGGCTTGACCCCCTTGGGGGCGGAGTGGGGAGAACTTCCTCAGGTGAGGAGAAAGGCTGGAACTGGAAGGGCACCAGGGATGATGGGCCCCCGGGCTGGGGGGGGCGAGTGGCCTGCAGAGAGGGCTCCTCCCGTACAGGAcagagaggagtggggaggagggggcctggACCAGCTGAGCCGAGCCCCCAGATACAGCTCCATTCCAGTGTCAAAGGTGGTTGGATTCTCCTAGAGCCGGCCAGGTACACACACTCCAGGCGGTCCCCCCTACCACCACCGGCGCCAGCGCTGTGGAGGAGACCCTCTTTCTTTGGGGTCCAGTGATAGCAGGGGCGCCTGTAAGCCTGAGGCCAGCCGTGGCGCGGAGACCAGAGTCCTGGCAGGTGGGAGAGCGGGTTCTGGGGAGTGGGTGGGTGAAGAAGCCTTTTTAATCATTAACCTGGCTGATTGAAATCTGAACTGCTGTGCCTCTAGCTCTATTGATTCTCTGAAAGCACAGCATCTGGGGCCAGTGGCTGCTTAGAGACCGGGGAGAGGGACACCAGGGAGAGGTAGGGGcagaggggcggggagggaaaTGGGAGGCAGGCCAGgagtgggggctgggaaggagggaggaggcagggTCAGAGAGCTAGGGGACAGCGGCCATGGGGAGGCCAGGAAGCCTGAGCGGCCGCTGGGGGAGGTGCAGTCAGCAGACCTACCAGGGACCACTGAGAGCAGGAAGGAGCCGGAGGATCCGGCAGAGGGGACGAAACACAGTGACCTGCCCTATGTGACAAGGTCGGAGCCTGCAGCAAGGCCAAGGTCAGCTGACTTCACTGCACTGAGGAGAGGTGATGCAGAAATGGAGGGCCCTGAGGTCAGAGGAGAAGCTGAGGTGAAGGACACACAAGTGGGCAGGAGAGGATtcacttggacttccctggtggcgcagtggttaagaatccgcctgccaatgcaggggacacgggttccagccctggtctgggaagatcccacatgccgcggagcaactaagcccgtgcgccacaactgctgagcctgcgctctagagcccgtgagccacagctactgaagctcctgcacctagagcccgtgctccgcaataacaaaaaccaccgcagtaagaagcctgcacaccgcaatgaagagtagcccccactcgccgcagctagagaaagcccacacacagcaacaaagccccaacatagccaaaaataaatttaaaaaataaattcattaaaaaaagaaagagagaggattcACTTTATAGATTGCTGTGTTTTTGAGGACAGGGGCCTTTCCTTTTTGCCTGTGAGGATATAGGAGGCATCAAAAAAACGGCTGACTGGCTGAGGAGGGGTCAGGCCACCTCAGGAGGAAGGAGGACAAAGTAGAAGAGACGTAGAAGGAGCCgcacagaaggaacagcaagacAACACCTGTCCATCTTCAATGAGCCAAAACCAGGGCCCCGAGGAGATGGCTTTTCACCAGGACCTCATACAGGGCTCCTGGCTATAGTCCCACTATTTCTGACAGTGGGACTCATAGGTCTGTGTCACCTCTGAGACAGAAGGGGGCCCTTCATGGGGAGCCACATTCTGGCAGCCAGGGTCAGAAACACGTGGGCCTCAACATGCCATTGTGGTCCCCACAGTGCCCCTGGTCAGTGCCAGCTCCTAGAATAGCTCGTCTCTGAGCTGGAGGGGGATGAGCCAGGCTGCCTGCCGGTGATGTGCTTCCCAGGAGAaccagagaggaggggaaggggcaagCTCTGCAGACAGACTGGGCCAGTACAAAGTGAGGAAGGGCATCTGCAGGTAGACAGAAATAGgaatggaaacacacacacacacacacacacaccagttatATGGCTCTGATGACACAGAAAATGTTCCAATTCTGCAGCGAAGACAAAAGCAGACACAAGGTTTCTGAGGCCATGCTGAGGGCGTCACAGGACCCCATGTTCTGACTGTGGTCACGGTACTAGCAGGGCCAGCCTGTGCAGTCCTGCATCTGGAAGCTTCACCCTGGACACTCCAAAGGAAGACCACATAGCCGGGGGATGGGGAGGGTACAGGACAATGAAGGGAGTGAGTCCAGGCCTCCTGTCCTAgcatctttctctcccttttctctgacAGCTCAACATCCTGGTGGACACAGGCAGCAGTAACTTCGCAGTTGGGGCCGCCCCCCACCCTTTCCTGCACCGCTACTACCAGAGGCAGCTGTGAGtgcggggagaggaagggggaaggcTCTTCCCAAGGATCCAGGGCAAAGGAGGGTCgggggagggctgcagggagaAGGACCAGCTCCACAGAGCCTTTCTTCCtgctgggcaggagggagggaaaagaaggcAACAGTGACCAGAAGAGAAGAGTGGAGGGGCTGGAGAGTTGAGGAGGTAAACTATGGGAAGGGTAAGTTGAGGGACAGCCAGGAAGTGCGTCAGTTCCGAGATAGGGCagcttcctgggggagggaaaGCAGGAAGGAGAGCAGCCCCAAAGCTCCCAGTGCAGTCTCGAGGtctccttctctctgcctgaacTGGGAGGCCCAGGGACTCCAACCCACACCCCTCAGTGGCTCTGGTTTTCTGACGCCACCACCTAAGTCTAGGCTGAGCAGGCTGCAGTGACAGCTCCCTTCGCTGTGTCCTCgcctgggggctactcttggtggCTTTGCACGGttcaaggaagggaaggaagagcctTCCATGGCTCCACTGCCTGGCCTGATATCAGGGACTGAAAGCTAAATGCTTCCCTGCCTCCCGGGAGTTCCAGCAGCTGGACTTAGCTaacaggtgggagggagggtggaagtgGGTTTTTAAGGTAACAGAGCCAGTGAGGGATGATCTGGGAGCCCCTTTAACAGAAAAGCAGGAAGTGGCGAGAGGCCATCTAATGTCTGAggcgtatgtgtgtgtgaaaacatGTGAGTCGAGACTGACACCCCATTCTTGGACTTCTAGGCAAATGCCAAAGGCGCCTTCTTAGGTCCCTTGCCCTTTAACTTCCCTATCTAAAGAAAGCAGTCAGGGAAGGGGGCATGGCCAGGGTCCATGAAAGGGAATTCATTCCAGCTCCTTGCCCGTGTCCCATCACTGCCCCCATCATACACACCAGCCCTGGTCAGAGGCGTCATTCCACACAGGTGGGGGTGACACATGGTGATAAGCATGTTCCATCCGAGTGGTGCGTCTTGCCTGCTCGCCCTGCTGAGGTGCTCGTGCAAACTCCTTCCTTGGAAGAATTTGCTGAAGAAGTTCCATGCTCACCCGCTTGGTACTTTCTCTACCACTCAGATGGTACCACTGGGTCCCAAGGCAGCAAGAGTCAACGGCTCCTTTTCTTTAAGAGCGTGATAAGGTCAGGGGGCGGGGAGTGGGAGATGCCCGCTAGCTGTCCCTTCAGCAGCAGCAGTCACAATACACAAAGCCTAGACTTGTTCTTCCAGGGCCTGAGCTCCAGATCTAGGAATACGAGCTACGGACACAGGAGAGCGAGCGCCAGAGACAGCTCCCCACGTCTGTCTGCAAGGTCACTTATTCTGTTCCCGGTGAAGGATCTATGGATGTTCTCTTGAGCAGCCTGACAGCATCCTGTCTTATGTAGATGACCGAGATGAGATTCGGCGTCTGGGAGTAGGTTAGATGCTGGCTCCATGTACCAGCTGTGGTTACGCACCCAACAGATCTCTGCCTCCTTTGCACAGGTCCAGTACATACCGGGACCTCCGGAAGGGCGTGTATGTGCCCTACACCCAGGGCAAGTGGGAGGGGGAGCTGGGCACCGACCTGGTGAGCATCCCCCACGGCCCCAACGTCACCGTTCGTGCCAACATCGCTGCCATCACTGAATCAGACAAGTTCTTCATCAATGGCTCCAACTGGGAGGGCATCCTGGGGCTGGCCTACGCTGAGATCGCCAGGGTGAGAGGAACAAGGGCTAGCCCTAGACATTCTGCCTGAACATTGCACACTGCATGCTACACAGGGACGGAGTTacgggagagaaggggagggaactGAATAAGGGAGGGAAACAAATCAGTTTAAAGAATTACTTTACAGGTGGATAGGGTGGCAGTCTGAATTTCATCCCTACAGAGGGCAGAACTATGGTGACAGGTGGAGGAACAGGCTATCTTTTCTATTGACGCTAAGATCTTTAAGAATAAGAGAGGCCCCCATAACTCTGAAACAGGTTAAGCAGATGGGGATCAACGATCCTACAGATCTTTCCTGTTTGCATTGCCAGTGTGTCTTGCTGTCCCTCTCTCCACCAAATCTCAGTACCTCAGGATGGTCTTTCCCAAGGAACATCCCCCAAGTTTTGCTTTTGCCCTCCCATTCCTCTTTCCATTAGGGCCCTCTGTGCGAGGATTCACTCCTTGTCTCTCTCTGCCACAGCCTGACGACTCCCTGGAGCCATTCTTTGACTCGTTGGTAAAGCAGACCCACGTGCCCAATCTCTTCTCCCTGCAGCTCTGTGGTGCTGGCTTCCCCCTCAACCAGTCGGAGGTGCTGGCCTCAGTTGGAGGGAGCATGGTGAGTAGGCCCTAGGAGAGGGGAGGCCCGGGCACTGGGCAGAGACGTGAGCACCTgctgcctccctgccctctgAGGCCACACCACAGCCTCGGGCTCCACTGCTGAGAATCGAGAGAAACCTCTTCATGTTccccacctccatttttctttttctaccctTTTCTTCCTTGCATTATTCCAGAAAGGACTTGAGGCTCCTATGGTAAACTTGGCAAGGATGACAGATGATTAGGaaaatttcaaaggaaatgaaaataaggcCTCTCAAGTCAAGACTGTTCAGTCTGATGATGAGAAGGCGGAGATGTAAGGAGTTTAAAAGtctatttattaattcatttaggaCAACTGGTGAACTCTATCTCCAacaagcagagaaaataaaacttacaacAGAAGCAAATTATCATTCACTCAACATTTATTATGCCAGTTTAGGTTTAAATAACTTTATATCAAGGGCTGTGTGATTCTGAAACAATTAAAAATCCTGGAAAGCCTTTTCCCCTGAACACATCCTTTAACACATTTAAGAAAGTATCAGTCGCTTTACGGCGTGGTTTGATTAGAAGCAGGAAGATGAGAAAGGTGATGTGCAGAGCGCCTTGCCACCCCAGAAATGACTGATCCTATGCTTGCCCTCTGGGTGACTTGTTGTCCTTCTGTGTTGGCACACGGGTACTGGCTCTTCTGCTCCCTAGATCATCGGGGGTATCGACCACTCGCTGTACATGGGCAGCCTCTGGTACACACCCATCCGGCGGGAATGGTATTACGAGGTGATCATTGTGCGGGTGGAGATCAATGGACAGGATCTGAAAATGGACTGCAAGGAGGTAATAAAacctgggggaggcagggagaggcaaGGGGGAGGCAACATCGCGTGAGGCCAGACCCCGAGTTATGAGGCTGGGAGGATGAGGTTGAGGTGCAGGACCTGCAGGAGGGTTGGGGGCTGAGCCTAGAACAGCAAGGAGCTTAATGGTCACATGGCGGGACCTGAGGTTTGGGGCTAGGGACTGGCTTAGCACTTTCCCAGAGGCTGCGTGGCATAAGGTCTGGTACGGAAAAAAGCATATCTGGACTCCGGTCACTGCCTTgctttatgaccttgggcaagtcgtcCGCGAGGCAGTGTCACATGACGTAGTAGAAGAGTCTGGCTTTGGAGTAAGAAAGACCTGGGTTTCTAGCTCTGCTCTAGCTATGTGTCCTCAGGCAAGTTACtattttgtgtctcagtttcctcacctgcaaaacagaagtaaaaacagCTTTTCCAAAGACGGTGGTGAAAATAGAGAAAGTGAATAAAGTGTTTATCCCAGTGCTTGACACACAGCAAGACCCAATAATGGCAGTTAAACTATTTGGGTGTTCCTTACCTAGATTCTTCATGTATGTTAACTTAGAACAGATACAAACGTATTATGAAAAGTTAAAAGCATTATacaaggtatttttattttcaagatttagAGAATGTCTACCCACCCAAGATAATAAGAGTTAACATGTACTGACTGCTTCCTATGTGCAGGGCACAATCCTAAACActtcaaatatattaattaatttaatgctctttatttatttaataactctttgaggtaggtactattattatcctcattttacagatgaggaaactgaggcacagatgttaagtaacttgcccaaggagaTCCACCTaagaagtggcaaagccaggatgcCAACCCAGGAAGGAGCCCAAGCAGTCAGCCTCACCCCTCCAATTCTGGCCAAAGCCTGGCATCAAGAAGGCTTTTGATGTTCTaaccctctcttctccctcttagTACAACTATGACAAGAGCATCGTTGACAGTGGCACCACCAACCTTCGTCTGCCCAAGAAAGTGTTTGAAGCTGCTGTCAAATCCATCAAGGCAGCCTCCTCGGTCAGTGGGACTCAGGACAGGGGTACAAGAGATGACAGAGTGTCACAGGAAGTCTGTGAGAGGCACATTCCTCCACAAGAGCCAAGATGTCTATCCTTAGATCCCTCTACTTAGGTCTCTTAAACAACGGTTCTCTGCTATGGGCCTCAGCTTGCTCAGCACACAGTCCCCCAGCCCAAAGTTTTGGCCttactctcttgctctcttcctctaAGCCTTGGGTTTCGGCTGACCTTTCCCCAGTTTGGATATTTCATGGAAAAGCAAGTAAAGGGCCCAGTAAGTGTTATCTGAAAATGGGAGAGGCGAGATGGTGAAAGAGGCCGTTTCCTCATCTTTATCCTTTTCCCATCAACACAGACGGAGAAGTTCCCAGACGGTTTTTGGCTCGGGGAGCAGCTGGTGTGCTGGCAAGCAGGCACCACCCCGTGGAACATTTTCCCGGTCATCTCACTCTACCTAATGGGTGAGGTCACCAATCAGTCCTTCCGAATCACCATCCTTCCACAGGTATGTCCCTGGCCTGAATCAGTGGGATCCCAGGACGAGAACAAAGGATATATTGAGAAAGAGTGAGCAGGCATGGCTTCCTAGAACTTGGAAGACAAAATAGATGAGGATCCAGCGGTAAAGGGCTCTGGGAAAAACCAGCCTCTCGGAGCTCAGGGCTGGCAAAGGGAAGGGCAGCCTAAGGGCATCGATACCAagaaggcagagatggggtgAAGGGTGGAGGAAGACATACTCTCACTCTTTGCTTGCTTATCCTTAGCAATACCTGCGGCCAGTGGAAGATGTGGCCACATCCCAAGACGACTGTTACAAGTTCGCCATCTCACAGTCATCCACGGGCACTGTCATGGGAGCCGTTATCATGGAGGGCTTCTACGTTGTCTTTGATCGGGCCCGGAAACGAATTGGCTTTGCTGTCAGTGCTTGCCATGGTGAGAGAGCCAGGAACGAGGGTGTGGGGTCAGTCTATCCCCGTTCTCCCTGTCCAGTGGTGAGGGTACCCGGGCCCCTGTCAGTCTGGGAGGGAGTAACCGTTGCCTCAAGCCAGAGTCCACGTATTGTGTAAAAGCCTGTGTCGgtgcttgtgcttttttttttttttttttttttgtggttcgcgggcctctcactgttgtggcctctcccgttgcggagcacaggctccggacgtgcaggctcagcggccatggctcacgggcccagccgctccgcggcatgtgggatcttcccagaccggggcacgaacccacgtcccctgcatcggcaggcggactctcaaccgctgcgccaccagggaagccccggtgctTGTGGTTTTTTTGTATCGCCTGGCATGCTGACCCCCGCCTGGACTGGCAACCTCTTTTGGAGACCCAGAACAGCAAGAGCTGCCTCGGCACCTTGGGAAGCTCTAGATCCAAGGGTGGCGGGCTGGGCCTATCGTGACCCTGCCAGCTGCCGTATGCCGAGGTTGAATGCTACTGGCAGGGTCTTGCAACTGAATTTCAGCAGGAGCAGGTGAGTTTACTAGGTATATGTAGGGCTGGCTTTTTGGTCAGCTTAGAATGACTGACTTTTAGGGCCCTGTCCTATTGGACAGGTAGACAGGAAAGGGTTGTTGTCCCCAGTGACCTGGAGGAGAGCCATGCCTCCACGTAGCAACGGCTTTCTGTCCTGCTCCTAAACATCTCCCAGGAGGGAGACTCTACGGCCTCCTCAGGGCCGGTTTCAAGGCCTGTCCCGGGAAGTTCTTTTGGGTGTGTGATCCAAACTGCTCTGTGACTCACATCTGCCCTTTCTCCAGTGCACGATGAGTTCAGGACAGCAGCGGTAGAAGGTCCTTTTGTCACCCTGGACATGGAAGACTGTGGCTACAACATCCCACAGACAGATGAATCGACCCTCATGACCATAGCCTATGTCATGGCTGCCATCTGCGCCCTCTTCATGCTGCCCCTCTGCCTCATGGTGTGTCAGTGGCGCTGCCTCCGCTGCCTGCGCCATCAGCACGATGACTTTGCTGATGACATCTCCCTGCTGAAGTGAGGAGTCCCACGGGCAGAAGAGAGAGATCCCCctggaccacatctggtggttcGCTCTGGTCACAAGGAGGAGACACAGATGGCACCTGTGGCCAGAGCACCTCAAGACCCTCACCCACCCACAAATGCCTCTGCcttgacagaaaaggaaaagctggCAAGGTGGGTTGCAGGGACTGCACCTGTAGGAaccaggagagggaagaaagaagtgcTCTGATGGCGGGAATACCCTTGGTCACCTCAAACTTGAGTTGGGAAATTCTGCTGCTTGAAACTTCAGCCCTGAGCCTTTGTCCACCATCCCTTTAGATTCTCCAACCCAAAGTATTCTTCTTTTCTTAGTTCCAGAAGTAAGGTGACCCCAGTGTGTGTCTCTGCAGTACCCTAGCAGAGAAAGGGCCAATCTTGTTTCCCTGCTGGCCAGTCAGCGGGAACGGACGCACCGTTTGCTGTTTGCTTTAGAGATAGGGACTGTATAGACAAGCCTATAACATTGGTGCAAAGACTGcctcttgaattaaaaaataatttaaaaataatttgtacaaaTAATTTGTACAAATGGGGGTGGCTGGAcgaggagaaggagagggagtgCAAAGACAGGGAAGCTGGGATCAAAGCGAGGCAAGGCCAGAACATGACCGCTCGCCAGTCCCAGTTTTAGACGGCATCTCCAAGATAAGAATCCCACCTTCTAAGATGGGTGTTGCTTCCCAATGTCTTCTTTTCTGTGGTTGCAGCCTGACCAAAAGTGCGATGGGAAGGAGGGCTTCTCTAGCCAAAAAGCTCTTTTTAACTCTCTTAAAGGAAAAGTGCCCACTAAAACGTTCCGTCTAACAAATGAATTTCTACCTTATTAATTCCTTGTCCCTACCTGAACCTTCTACTGTACACGTGACTGGTAGCACTGAAACATCCCCAACCCTGGAAGCCCCAGGTGCCCTATGGGAAAGCAGCTGGAATAGAGCAAATATAACAGGGCTGCACTTTGTCTTCCTGGCTACCTgttcaccccctcccccagtcctatTTCTCCAGAGCTTTGTAGCTGAGGTGCTAAGAATAGATAGGAAACCTCTCCTATCTAATCCTTGAAAGCAGACTCTTGAAGATTCATTCAACAGGGATAGAGTTGATGCCCTATACCCCCTGCCTGGAGTTCTTCCTGTTCAGCTGTAAGTGGTAGTAAGATCTTGACATAATACAGAGCAGTTTTGTTGCCTTCTCCCTGTCTCTAAGGTCTCCCTCATTTATTCGGCTAAGGCATCCCACAGTGGCACTAGTATTATACCAAGAATGTCAGGAACACAGGGCTTTCTGGCTCCACCAGCATCGCATTCAGTATCAAGGCTGCGTGGAAAAAGGATGACAGCCTCCGGGCTTCCTAATTCCCTTCACCACAAGAGCCCCTTGATGGAGGCCATCCTTTGCCCCTATCCTGCTCTTTATTCCCCGCTCCTAATAGTACCTGGGTACCCAGGCTGGTTCTTGGGCTAGACAGTGGGGACCAAGTTCATTTCCTCCCTATCAGTTCTAAGCCAGTCGACTATGATACCAGTGTTAATGGGAAGAGCTGAATTTTCTTACTATTCCACTGGATCCTATTCCTCTCTGGTCAACACACTGCTTCCAAGTATGGGACCTGCACAGCGTAGAATTACCTGATGAGGGAGAGGGAAATACAAAGAGGGCCTCTGGAGATCCTGGCCTCGGCCAGCTGCCCACAAGCCATAAACCAATAAAACAAGAATACTGAGTCGCAGTTTTTTATCTGAGTCC
Protein-coding regions in this window:
- the BACE1 gene encoding beta-secretase 1 translates to MAQALPWLLLWMGSGVLPAHGSQPGIRLPLRSGLGGAPLGLRLPRETDEEPSRRGSFVEMVDNLRGKSGQGYYVEMTVGSPPQTLNILVDTGSSNFAVGAAPHPFLHRYYQRQLSSTYRDLRKGVYVPYTQGKWEGELGTDLVSIPHGPNVTVRANIAAITESDKFFINGSNWEGILGLAYAEIARPDDSLEPFFDSLVKQTHVPNLFSLQLCGAGFPLNQSEVLASVGGSMIIGGIDHSLYMGSLWYTPIRREWYYEVIIVRVEINGQDLKMDCKEYNYDKSIVDSGTTNLRLPKKVFEAAVKSIKAASSTEKFPDGFWLGEQLVCWQAGTTPWNIFPVISLYLMGEVTNQSFRITILPQQYLRPVEDVATSQDDCYKFAISQSSTGTVMGAVIMEGFYVVFDRARKRIGFAVSACHVHDEFRTAAVEGPFVTLDMEDCGYNIPQTDESTLMTIAYVMAAICALFMLPLCLMVCQWRCLRCLRHQHDDFADDISLLK